One window of the Candidatus Binataceae bacterium genome contains the following:
- a CDS encoding DUF4325 domain-containing protein has protein sequence MRSVEVFKHLKRKILVTRESAAALRPEIDSSIKADGQVVLDFAGIDAVTPSFVDEILGIIDDARADSSRRELQVTFRHTPTSLSEKFLAIGKRHGARMSQSGPDAWEITNVGV, from the coding sequence ATGCGTTCAGTAGAGGTATTCAAGCACCTGAAACGGAAAATTCTCGTTACGCGCGAGTCGGCAGCGGCGCTGCGCCCGGAAATCGATTCTTCGATCAAAGCTGACGGGCAAGTCGTCTTGGACTTCGCGGGAATAGACGCCGTAACTCCCTCATTTGTTGATGAGATTCTCGGGATAATAGACGACGCGCGAGCCGATTCGTCTAGACGAGAGTTGCAAGTCACTTTTAGGCACACGCCAACATCTCTTTCGGAGAAGTTCCTCGCTATTGGAAAGCGCCATGGTGCGAGGATGTCCCAATCAGGCCCCGATGCGTGGGAAATCACGAACGTTGGTGTTTGA